In Paenibacillus sp. FSL R7-0345, a single window of DNA contains:
- the cobA gene encoding uroporphyrinogen-III C-methyltransferase: MAEKTGKVYLVGAGPGDAKLITVKGLECIRKADVLVYDRLASPRLLKQMKPGGDKIYVGKLPDRHTMKQEEINQLLVDLALEGKTVVRLKGGDPTIFGRVGEEAELLRRNGIYYEIVPGITSAISVPAYAGIPVTHRDYASSLSIITGHESPDKLDHSIHWDKVTHATGTLVFLMGVAKIGYISGQLIKHGRPPETPVALVRWGTRAEQDTLTGTLADIEAKVIAADFKPPAVIVVGEVVRQRQQLMWAEALPLFGKRIVVTRARSQASELVDRIEELGGEPYEFPVIETVMPEDAGKKAAIASALGALEAYDWVFFTSPNGVEFFWRHLAELKVDIRGLHRARIGAVGPATAAALAERGLVAEELPARFQAEGLLEAFGPRLEAGQKVLLPRGDLAREWLPAKLRGLGLEVTEIDTYETVVTGEDDIELLRLLEEKRIHAVTFTSSSTVRNFIEILKRMGLEDPVAVLAGVKIACIGPVTEETAVAAGLTPGLLPDEATIEGLLQELCRWNESTRVR, translated from the coding sequence ATGGCGGAGAAGACGGGGAAAGTATATCTGGTAGGTGCAGGACCGGGCGATGCGAAGCTGATCACTGTGAAGGGGCTGGAGTGCATCCGCAAGGCGGATGTGCTGGTCTACGACCGGCTGGCAAGTCCCAGGCTGCTGAAGCAGATGAAGCCCGGCGGTGACAAAATCTATGTCGGCAAGCTGCCCGACCGTCACACCATGAAGCAGGAGGAGATCAACCAGCTGCTGGTTGATCTTGCTCTGGAAGGCAAAACGGTCGTGCGGCTCAAGGGCGGGGACCCGACGATTTTTGGCCGGGTAGGCGAAGAAGCGGAGCTGCTGCGCCGGAACGGCATCTACTACGAGATTGTGCCGGGCATTACGTCGGCAATCAGCGTACCGGCTTATGCCGGCATCCCGGTCACGCACCGGGATTATGCGTCTTCCCTGTCGATCATCACCGGACATGAAAGCCCGGATAAGCTGGACCATTCCATCCATTGGGACAAGGTTACCCATGCGACCGGAACGCTGGTCTTCCTGATGGGCGTCGCCAAGATCGGCTACATCAGCGGCCAGCTGATCAAGCACGGCCGTCCGCCGGAGACACCGGTGGCGCTGGTGCGCTGGGGCACGCGTGCGGAGCAGGACACGCTGACCGGCACGCTCGCCGACATCGAGGCGAAGGTCATTGCGGCGGACTTCAAGCCGCCGGCGGTCATTGTCGTCGGCGAAGTGGTGCGCCAGCGCCAGCAGCTGATGTGGGCCGAGGCGCTGCCGCTGTTCGGCAAGCGCATCGTGGTTACCCGCGCCCGCAGCCAGGCGAGCGAGCTGGTGGACCGCATTGAGGAGCTCGGCGGCGAGCCGTACGAGTTCCCGGTCATTGAGACGGTCATGCCGGAGGATGCCGGGAAGAAAGCCGCCATAGCTTCCGCGCTGGGAGCGCTGGAAGCCTATGACTGGGTTTTCTTCACGAGCCCGAACGGCGTGGAATTCTTTTGGCGCCACCTGGCGGAGCTGAAGGTGGACATCCGCGGCTTGCACCGCGCGCGCATCGGCGCGGTGGGGCCGGCCACAGCCGCCGCGCTGGCGGAGCGCGGGCTGGTGGCCGAGGAGCTGCCCGCCCGCTTCCAGGCGGAAGGGCTGCTGGAGGCATTTGGCCCGCGGCTTGAGGCGGGCCAGAAGGTTCTTTTGCCGCGCGGGGACCTCGCGCGGGAGTGGCTTCCGGCCAAGCTGCGCGGGCTTGGGCTGGAAGTGACCGAGATCGACACCTACGAGACGGTGGTGACGGGCGAGGACGACATCGAGCTGCTGCGCCTGCTCGAGGAGAAACGCATCCATGCGGTTACCTTCACCAGCTCTTCGACCGTGCGCAACTTCATCGAGATCCTGAAGCGCATGGGTCTGGAAGATCCGGTGGCCGTGCTGGCCGGCGTCAAGATCGCCTGCATCGGCCCGGTGACCGAGGAAACGGCCGTCGCCGCCGGCCTGACCCCCGGCCTGCTGCCGGACGAGGCCACCATCGAAGGCCTGCTACAGGAGCTATGCCGCTGGAACGAGTCGACGAGAGTACGGTAG
- a CDS encoding NAD(P)-dependent oxidoreductase, with amino-acid sequence MAGYLPVMLDVSGQKIAVIGGGTVAERKVQSLLEAGAAVTVISPALTAVLSGLVEEGKIQWVARGYEPGDVRGAFLVYAASSDPAVNEAAAAEAKALGLPVNVASHAEAGNFITPGVLRRGRLTVAVSTSGAGPSAAAEITSQLAEVLGEEYGPYLDFLHMMRTEIKSLVPSAEERRRLLHRLGRLDVLNSVRQGTFIEWSPEAVRAWIAANRAE; translated from the coding sequence ATGGCAGGGTATTTGCCGGTCATGCTGGATGTCAGCGGGCAAAAGATTGCTGTGATCGGCGGCGGAACGGTGGCGGAGCGCAAGGTGCAGTCTCTGCTTGAAGCGGGGGCCGCGGTTACGGTGATCAGCCCTGCGCTCACGGCTGTGCTCTCCGGGCTGGTTGAGGAAGGCAAGATACAGTGGGTTGCCCGCGGATATGAACCCGGAGATGTCCGGGGCGCGTTTCTGGTATACGCTGCAAGCAGTGATCCTGCGGTGAATGAAGCGGCGGCTGCCGAAGCCAAGGCGCTTGGACTGCCGGTCAATGTAGCCAGCCATGCGGAAGCGGGGAATTTTATAACACCGGGGGTTCTGCGCCGGGGAAGGCTGACTGTGGCCGTCTCCACATCTGGTGCAGGACCCTCTGCTGCGGCTGAGATTACGTCGCAGCTGGCTGAGGTTTTGGGCGAGGAATACGGGCCTTATCTGGATTTTTTGCACATGATGCGCACTGAGATTAAGTCGCTTGTACCCTCGGCTGAGGAACGCAGACGGCTGCTGCACCGGCTCGGCCGGCTGGATGTGTTGAATAGTGTGCGGCAGGGCACCTTTATAGAATGGTCGCCCGAGGCAGTCCGGGCTTGGATTGCGGCGAACCGGGCGGAGTAG
- the ccsA gene encoding cytochrome c biogenesis protein CcsA, which produces MQLLNGIYDAALLLYALSLLFIFSDCLKRNPGGKRLGTGLLAVTGLLQMAGLAVRFSQEGGLPIFTPYDFLFWFSFLIVITSLAIAYTRGGEFTILLLSGAGFSVFMLNRVWLTAADHGLESWRAVHGWLAMHIILANLSFGALTLGTVFAIMYLFLHRKLKNKKWDDRIRRLPSLETMDKYSYTAILAGVPLMIVSLVLAAMSIVAEGRTPLFQDSKVLTTMVGLGVYITYILLKRSRRRSGTAMARWAISGYAFIILNFLLNSLSDFHGWSGR; this is translated from the coding sequence ATGCAACTGCTGAACGGAATATATGATGCCGCTCTGCTGCTATATGCCCTGAGCCTGCTGTTTATTTTCTCGGATTGCCTTAAGCGTAATCCGGGCGGAAAGCGGCTGGGCACAGGGCTTCTTGCTGTTACGGGTCTGCTGCAGATGGCGGGACTTGCGGTCCGGTTCTCCCAGGAGGGCGGGCTGCCGATTTTTACCCCTTATGATTTCCTGTTCTGGTTCTCCTTCCTTATTGTCATTACGTCACTAGCCATTGCCTATACACGCGGCGGTGAATTTACGATTCTGCTGCTCAGCGGGGCCGGCTTTAGTGTCTTTATGCTGAACCGGGTCTGGCTGACGGCGGCAGATCATGGGCTGGAGAGCTGGAGGGCGGTGCACGGCTGGCTGGCGATGCATATTATTTTGGCCAACCTGAGCTTTGGCGCACTGACACTGGGCACGGTATTTGCGATAATGTATCTGTTCCTGCACAGGAAGCTCAAGAATAAGAAATGGGATGACCGCATCCGGCGGCTCCCGAGCCTGGAAACGATGGACAAATATTCGTATACGGCGATTCTGGCCGGTGTGCCGCTGATGATTGTGTCGCTGGTACTGGCCGCGATGTCGATTGTTGCCGAGGGACGGACACCGCTATTTCAGGATTCCAAGGTACTGACCACAATGGTCGGGCTTGGGGTATATATAACCTATATTCTGCTGAAAAGGTCAAGGCGCAGAAGCGGTACGGCGATGGCCCGCTGGGCGATTTCGGGGTATGCTTTTATTATTCTTAATTTCCTGCTGAATTCGTTATCAGACTTTCATGGCTGGAGCGGGAGGTGA
- the hemL gene encoding glutamate-1-semialdehyde 2,1-aminomutase encodes MGNVPLSRREEASRNAFEEAKQYIPGGVNSPVRAFKSVGLTPVYVDHGIGSRIYDIDGNSFIDYVCSWGPLIMGHAHPEVVKALQETAVKGTSFGAPTLLETEMAKLVVERVPSVDIVRMVNSGTEATMSAIRLARGYTGRSKILKFEGSYHGHADSLLIKAGSGVATLGLPDSPGVPEGVAVNTITVPYNDLEGVKIAFERYGNEIAAIIVEPIAGNMGVVPPQPGFLEGLRKVTTGYGALLIFDEVMTGFRVNISCAQGLFGTRPDLTCFGKVIGGGLPVGAYGGRREIMEQMAPAGPIYQAGTLSGNPLAMAAGYSTLKLLTPEVYDRLETLGARLEAGLKRNSVDTGIPLTVNRIGSMVCPFFTEGPVYNFETAKTSNLEQFRTYFGKMLDQGISVPPSQFEGMFVSGVHSEQDIDDTLEAHYEALKSL; translated from the coding sequence ATGGGCAATGTGCCATTGTCGCGGCGGGAAGAAGCTTCCCGGAACGCTTTTGAAGAAGCTAAGCAGTATATTCCCGGCGGGGTGAACAGCCCGGTGCGGGCGTTCAAATCAGTAGGCCTGACACCGGTGTACGTGGATCACGGGATCGGCTCACGCATTTATGATATCGACGGCAACAGCTTTATCGACTACGTCTGCTCCTGGGGGCCGCTCATTATGGGACATGCCCATCCTGAGGTGGTCAAAGCGCTGCAGGAGACTGCGGTAAAAGGGACCAGCTTCGGCGCACCGACGCTGCTGGAGACGGAGATGGCCAAACTGGTCGTAGAACGTGTGCCGTCTGTTGATATCGTGCGGATGGTTAACTCTGGTACGGAAGCTACGATGAGTGCCATCCGTCTGGCCCGCGGCTATACCGGACGCAGCAAAATCCTCAAGTTCGAAGGCTCCTACCACGGACACGCCGACAGTCTGCTGATCAAAGCCGGATCTGGTGTAGCTACACTGGGTCTGCCCGATAGTCCGGGAGTACCGGAAGGGGTAGCAGTGAACACGATCACTGTACCTTACAACGACCTGGAAGGTGTCAAAATCGCCTTCGAACGCTATGGCAACGAAATCGCCGCAATTATCGTCGAGCCGATTGCCGGCAATATGGGCGTTGTACCGCCGCAGCCGGGCTTCCTTGAGGGCTTGCGCAAGGTGACTACGGGTTACGGAGCGCTGCTGATTTTTGATGAGGTAATGACCGGCTTCCGGGTGAACATCAGCTGTGCACAGGGCCTGTTCGGGACCCGGCCGGATCTGACCTGCTTCGGCAAGGTCATCGGCGGCGGACTTCCCGTCGGCGCTTACGGCGGCCGCAGGGAGATCATGGAGCAGATGGCTCCGGCGGGGCCGATCTACCAGGCGGGTACGCTCAGCGGCAATCCGCTGGCAATGGCTGCCGGCTACAGCACGCTGAAGCTGCTGACTCCGGAGGTCTACGACCGGCTGGAAACGCTGGGCGCACGTCTGGAAGCTGGACTGAAGCGTAACAGCGTTGATACAGGTATCCCGCTCACGGTCAACCGGATCGGCTCAATGGTCTGCCCGTTCTTTACGGAGGGGCCAGTCTATAACTTCGAAACGGCCAAGACCAGTAATCTGGAGCAATTCCGTACTTACTTCGGCAAAATGCTCGACCAGGGCATCAGCGTGCCTCCTTCCCAGTTCGAGGGCATGTTCGTGTCAGGCGTGCACAGCGAGCAGGATATTGACGATACGCTTGAGGCGCACTACGAAGCGCTGAAGTCACTTTGA
- the hemC gene encoding hydroxymethylbilane synthase, giving the protein MRKIIVGSRQSALALTQTGHVIDDLTRLSEEHGFGFTFEVHKIITKGDRILDVTLSKVGGKGLFVKEIEQAMLDKVIDMAVHSMKDMPSELPEGLINGAVPKRVDPRDCLIATGASSLDELPQGARVGTSSLRRSSQLAALRPDLVIEPVRGNIDSRLKKLENGEYDAILLAAAGLTRMGWQDRVTAYLEPEVCLPAVGQGALGIECREDDTELRELLALYNDEQTALTVAAERTFLGALNGGCQVPIGAFAVLEAEGAEGGAGREGASATAENQEAEGEAVSADSLEDKDKVAEAVSGKAEESGPAGSTNPAGRVITLTGMVGTPDGSVILKETLTGVDPVQLGEEVARKLIARGAEKILADTRG; this is encoded by the coding sequence ATGCGCAAAATTATAGTAGGCAGCAGACAAAGCGCGCTGGCGCTGACCCAGACTGGGCATGTAATTGATGATCTTACGCGGCTGAGTGAGGAGCACGGCTTCGGGTTCACCTTTGAGGTACACAAGATTATCACCAAAGGCGACCGGATTCTCGATGTCACGTTGTCCAAAGTAGGCGGCAAAGGGCTGTTCGTAAAGGAAATTGAACAGGCCATGCTCGATAAAGTCATTGATATGGCTGTACACAGTATGAAGGATATGCCGTCCGAATTACCGGAGGGCCTTATTAACGGTGCTGTGCCGAAGCGGGTTGATCCGCGTGACTGCCTGATTGCAACAGGTGCGTCAAGCCTGGATGAGCTGCCTCAGGGTGCGCGCGTCGGCACGAGCAGCCTGCGCCGCTCCAGCCAGCTGGCTGCGCTGCGCCCTGATCTGGTGATTGAACCGGTGCGCGGCAACATCGACTCCCGGCTGAAAAAGCTGGAGAACGGCGAATACGACGCCATTCTGCTGGCCGCAGCCGGCCTGACCCGGATGGGCTGGCAGGACCGTGTGACCGCCTATCTGGAGCCGGAGGTATGTCTGCCGGCAGTCGGCCAGGGTGCGCTTGGTATTGAATGCCGCGAGGACGATACCGAGCTGCGTGAGCTTTTGGCGCTGTATAATGATGAGCAGACAGCTCTGACTGTAGCTGCGGAACGGACGTTTCTCGGTGCGCTAAACGGCGGCTGTCAGGTGCCGATTGGCGCGTTTGCGGTGCTTGAAGCTGAGGGAGCGGAAGGTGGAGCAGGGCGCGAAGGAGCGAGTGCAACTGCGGAGAACCAGGAAGCCGAGGGGGAAGCCGTATCGGCGGACAGTCTAGAGGATAAAGATAAGGTAGCAGAGGCGGTTTCGGGTAAAGCGGAGGAGTCCGGGCCTGCCGGGTCAACTAATCCTGCAGGACGGGTAATTACTTTGACAGGGATGGTGGGAACACCGGACGGTTCGGTAATTCTCAAAGAGACGCTTACGGGAGTTGACCCGGTACAGCTTGGCGAAGAGGTAGCCCGCAAGCTGATTGCCCGGGGTGCGGAGAAGATTCTGGCGGATACAAGGGGATGA
- a CDS encoding RluA family pseudouridine synthase has translation MPGRVVTGAADKEAAIDRWLLETAGMPAKLHARLRREGGIQWRGDRLRLALWPEREAGIEPVWQEAEVLYEDDFCLVVHKPAGMAVHPDGSGSDTTLDHIVAAHYAASGCGIAVRHIHRLDKDTTGPVLYAKNEYAQLVLDEDMRSKDISRRYAAITAGAVPAQLTVIDEPIGRDRHHAARRRVSPGGQPAVTRITGREVLRGATSLQVELETGRTHQIRVHLSHAGHPLIGDELYGGPRWGLAERGRQALHGEALAFRHPWTRKLTVVADPWPEDMLRLRESLGGVPLG, from the coding sequence ATGCCCGGCCGTGTGGTTACAGGAGCGGCCGATAAGGAAGCCGCCATTGACCGGTGGCTGCTGGAGACCGCCGGGATGCCGGCGAAGCTCCATGCCCGTCTGCGCCGTGAAGGCGGCATCCAGTGGCGGGGCGACCGGCTGCGGCTGGCCCTTTGGCCGGAGCGGGAGGCCGGCATAGAGCCGGTATGGCAAGAGGCAGAAGTGCTATATGAGGACGACTTCTGCCTTGTTGTCCATAAACCTGCAGGTATGGCAGTCCATCCTGACGGCAGCGGGTCGGACACAACGCTGGACCATATCGTAGCTGCCCATTACGCTGCTTCCGGCTGCGGGATTGCCGTGCGCCATATCCACCGGCTGGACAAGGACACGACCGGCCCGGTGCTTTATGCGAAGAATGAGTACGCGCAGCTTGTACTCGATGAGGACATGCGCAGCAAAGACATTTCGCGGCGCTATGCCGCGATCACTGCAGGTGCCGTGCCGGCTCAGCTGACGGTCATCGATGAGCCGATTGGCCGCGACCGCCATCATGCGGCCCGGAGGCGGGTATCGCCCGGCGGCCAGCCTGCGGTAACGCGGATCACCGGCCGTGAAGTACTGCGCGGTGCAACCTCGCTGCAGGTCGAGCTTGAGACCGGGCGGACGCACCAGATCCGCGTTCACCTGAGTCATGCCGGCCATCCGCTCATCGGGGATGAGCTGTACGGCGGTCCACGCTGGGGACTGGCGGAACGCGGGCGCCAGGCGCTGCACGGCGAAGCCTTGGCGTTCCGCCACCCCTGGACCAGGAAGCTGACCGTAGTTGCCGATCCCTGGCCGGAAGATATGCTGCGGCTACGCGAGTCGCTGGGCGGCGTACCTCTAGGATAG
- the hemB gene encoding porphobilinogen synthase has translation MSFPITRHRRLRGTAGIRGMVRETVLNTLDLIQPIFVTYGTGVKTEIGSMPGVYHFSLDMLKAEVDEIAALGIPAVLLFGIPETKDAVGTSGFADDGIVQEATRLIKQWYPELLVVADTCLCEFTDHGHCGMVHTHVVDGVVHGDVINDASLELLTRTAVSQAKAGADIIAPSNMMDGFVQAIRAGLDDNGFEHVPIMSYSVKYASAFYGPFREAADSAPQFGNRKTYQMDPANLREAIREADSDVLEGADMLMVKPALAYLDVIRTIRDQFDLPLVAYNVSGEYSMVKAAALQGWIDEKAIVMEMLTGMKRAGADIIITYFAKDAARWLRG, from the coding sequence ATGAGCTTTCCAATTACCCGGCACCGCCGTCTGCGCGGTACAGCCGGAATTCGCGGGATGGTGCGGGAGACCGTGCTGAATACACTTGATCTGATCCAGCCGATTTTTGTGACCTATGGAACAGGTGTGAAGACGGAGATTGGCTCGATGCCGGGTGTGTATCATTTTTCGCTTGATATGCTGAAGGCTGAGGTTGACGAGATTGCCGCGCTGGGGATTCCGGCGGTTCTGCTGTTCGGGATTCCGGAGACCAAGGATGCGGTTGGAACGTCGGGTTTTGCGGATGACGGGATTGTACAGGAAGCGACAAGGCTGATTAAACAATGGTACCCCGAGCTGCTGGTCGTAGCCGACACCTGTCTGTGTGAGTTCACGGACCACGGCCACTGCGGTATGGTTCATACTCATGTGGTGGACGGAGTTGTACACGGTGATGTTATAAACGATGCTTCGCTGGAGCTGCTGACCCGCACGGCGGTATCGCAGGCCAAGGCCGGGGCTGATATTATCGCGCCTTCGAACATGATGGACGGTTTTGTGCAGGCGATCCGCGCCGGACTGGACGACAACGGGTTCGAGCATGTGCCGATTATGTCTTATTCGGTAAAATACGCCTCCGCTTTCTACGGCCCGTTCCGCGAGGCTGCTGATTCCGCGCCGCAGTTCGGCAACCGCAAAACGTACCAGATGGACCCGGCTAACCTGCGGGAAGCGATCCGTGAAGCGGACTCTGATGTGCTCGAGGGTGCGGACATGCTGATGGTCAAGCCGGCGCTGGCTTATCTCGATGTGATCCGGACGATCCGCGACCAGTTCGATCTGCCGCTGGTGGCTTATAACGTGAGCGGTGAGTACTCAATGGTCAAAGCGGCAGCGCTGCAGGGCTGGATCGATGAAAAAGCAATCGTAATGGAGATGCTGACCGGCATGAAGCGTGCGGGTGCGGACATTATTATCACTTATTTTGCCAAGGATGCGGCCCGCTGGCTGCGCGGCTAA